Sequence from the Agrococcus sp. SL85 genome:
CGGCAGCGCCATGGTCGCGAGGCCGACGAGCATCGTGGCGTGGCCCGCGAGCATCGTGGTCCGGGCGCCGATGCGGCGCGCGATCCCGCTCGACGCGCGCGAGCCGACCGTGCCCGCCGCGTAGGCGACGAAGATGAGCGAGGCGACGGCGGGCGCGAGCGCGTAGGGCGGCGCCTCGAGCCGGAAGGCGAGGTAGTTGTAGACGCCCACCTGCACGCCGACGAGCAGGAGCGCCTGCACGTACAGCGGCCACAGGCCCGGCCCGCGCAGCGCCTCGGCCATGCGGCGCCGGCGCGGCCCCGGCGCGACCGCGGGCCCGGCGCCGCGGCCGCGGATCGCGACCAGGAAGACGACGATCGCGACGGCGCCGAGCGCCACGACCACGAGCACGGCGCCCCGCCACCCGATCCAGGGGGCGAGGGGGCCGACGACGAGCCGGCCCGCGGCGCCGCCCACGGAGGTGCCGGCGATGTACGCGGCGGCGACGGCGGCGGCGGCCCTGCCGCTCAGCCGCTCGTAGGCGACGGCGACGCTCAGGGCCGGCACGGCGCCGAGCGCGGCGCCGCCGAGGCAGCGGAGCACGAGCAGCCAGCCGGCGTCCGGCGCGACGACGACGGCCGCCGCGAGGACGATCGAGCCGATCGCGGCGATGCGCATCATGGCGAGCTTGCCGAAGCGGTCGGCCGCGAAGGCCCACGGGATCACCGAGGCCGCGAGGCCGCCCGTCGCGAGCGAGACGGTGAGCGCCGCCTCGGCCGGGCTCGCGCCGAGCTCGCGCGCGACCTGCGGCAGCGCGCCCTGGATCGCGTACAGCTGCGTGAACGTGGCGAGGCCGAGCGCGAGCAGGGCGACCGTGAGGCGGCGGGGCGAGATCGCGACCGTCGGGCGCTGCACCCCGGGGCCGAGGGCGGCGGGGACGACGGTGGCGGGCACGTGCCCGAGCGTAGGGCGCGCGTGAGCGCATGACCAATGCCCGACAATGTGCATCCCATACGCTCTGCACATGCATCCTGATCCCCGTGACACCCGCCTGCTGCGCGACCTGCCCGCGCTCGTCGCCGTGCGGCGCACGGGCAGCGTGACGGCCGCCGCGGACGAGCTCGGCGTGCCGCAGCCGAGCGCCACGCGGGCGCTGCAGCGCATCGGCGCAGCGGTCGGGGCGCCCGTCGTGCGCCGCGAGGGGCGCGGGGTGGTGCTCACGCCCGCGGGATCGGCGCTCGCCGACGCGGGCGAGGCCGCCCTGCAGGCGATCGGCGACGCGCTCGCCGCGATCGCCCGCGGCGGCTCGATCGGCGACCGCGAGCTGGGCATCGCCTTCCAGACGATGCTCGGCGAGCGGCTCGTGCCGGAGGCGATCCGGCGGTTCCGCGCACGATGGCCCGAGGTGCGGCTGCGGCTCGAGCACGGCTCCCGCGCCCGCTGCGTCGAGGCCTTGGAGCAGAACCGCGCCGACATCGCGGTCGTCGCGGCCCCGCCGGCATCGGCGGGCGAGGTCACGATGCTCTACGCGGAGCCGCTCGTCGCCGTCGCGGCGCCCGACCACCCGCTCGCGGCCATGCACGAGGTCACGGTCGAGGCCCTCCGCGGCTGGCCGCAGATCATGCTCGCGCCGGGCTACGGCATCCACGACGCCGTCGAGGCGCTCTTCGCGGCCGACGGCGGGGCCGTGCCCGCGCCGACGCTGGTCGTGGGCGAGTACCGCGCGGCTCGCGGCCTCGCCGCGGCGGGCCTCGGCGTGGCCGTGCTGCCCCCGAGCCCGACGCGGATCGACGACGGGGTCCGGGAGGTGCCCGTGCGGCATCCGCTCGCGCGTCGCGAGATCGGCGCGGTCGTCGCCGACGAGCAGGATCCCGCCGTGCAGGAGCTGCTGCGGGCGCTGCTCGAGGCCGCGGCGCGGCGCTCCCCCGCGCCGTAGCGGCTACTCGGGCTCGACCTCCTCGTGCGGGCCCGGATCGCCGGGTCGCGCCCCCTCGTCGTGGCGCGGGGCGAGGTGCTCGCGCTCGTGCTCGAGCTCCTCGATGTGCGCGCGGGTCTCGGCCATCACGACCTCGCCCTCGGCGACCGCGCGCGCGAACGAGCGCCCCGTCGCGTCGTCGACGAAGGCGGCCTGACCCTCGCCGGGATGCGCCTCGCCGTCGTCGTGCGGGGCGTGCCGGGCGCTGCCGGCTCGGTCGTCGTGGTCGGGCATCGCGCACCTCCGTCGACGGCGGCGCCGTCGCCGCCGCTCGGCCCCAGTCGAGCACACCCGCGGGGCGCGCACCAGGGGGCGATCCGCGTCAGCGGACGGCGAGCCACCAGACGCCGACGATCGCCTGCGCGAGCGCGAGCACGAGGGCGGTGCCGATGAGGACGGCGTGCACGCGCAGGAATCGCGTCGGCCGGCCGGCGCCGTCGCGCGCCCGCGGGTCGGCCGCGACGCGGCGCCAGAACGGCGGCCACACGATGGCCGCGAAGGCGGCGCCGACGAGCAGCAGGACGCCCGCGGCGAGGCCGAGCGCCTCAGGCATCGGCCCGGCCCAGCACCTCGGCGAGCGTCGGTGCGGCGAGGTCCTTCGCGCTGATCTGCGCGCGGTCCTCCACGTCGACGGGTACGGGCCACGCGATGCCGAGGGCGGGGTCGAGCGGCGTGAGCGCCACGCCCGCCATGGCCGGCGTCCACTCCTCGGTGAAGCAGTAGACGTACTGCGTCGGCGTCGCGCCCGTCGACTGGAAGCCGTTGCACACGCCCTCGGGCACCAGGATCTGGGTGCCGGGCTCGAGCGCCGCCTGGAAGACGGCGCCCTCGGTCGGCGAGCCGGCGCGGGCGTCGACCCACGCACCCCAGGCGGTGCCGTGCGCGATGGCGATGAGCTTCACCATCGATTCCCCGTGCATGCCCCGGATCGCGCCGGGCATCGTCTCGGTCACGTTGACCTGCCGGAACGCGGGCAGCGGGAGCCCCGCGGCCTCGAACGCGGAGGCGCGGTAGAACTCGCGCACCGTGCCGCGCTCCTCGCGCACCTGCTTCATGCGGATGAGCGCGAGGCCGTCGATCGTGGTCGCCTGGACGTCGAAGTCGATGATCTCCACCACCCCTCCAGCCTAGGCGGGCGGCGGGTGCCGCCGGGCGCCCCGGCTGCCCCAGCGGCGTCGGCTATCGTGCGCGTGGAGGTGCCGATGAGGATCCATGCCCGCGCGGCCGCGGCGCTGCTGGCGATGGTCGTCGCCACGACGCTCGCAGGGTGCGTCGTGCTGCCGCCGTCCGCGCCGCCCGCGCCCGCGACCTCCAGCGCCGCGCCGGCCCCCACGCCGAGCGCCTCGCCCTCGCCGAGCGCCGCGCCCTCGTCGGAGCCGTCCGCGGAGGCCGACGGCGACGGCATGCCCGTGCTGGACGCGCACGGATGCTCGACCGAGATGGTCGCGGCGCTCCTCGACACCCTCGCGACCCTGCACGTGCGCGAGGGCTTCCTGCACCCGGAGGTCCTCGAGGGCACCGACGTCGCGTGCGCGCTGACCCGCCCTGCGGAGGAGGGCGAGGACTTCGCGACCTTCTCGGTCGCCGTCGTGGCTGCCGGCGATGGCGTGCTCGACCGCATCGACGCCGCGATCCTCGCGACCGGGCTCGAGCCCGACCCCATCGTCTGGGGCATCTACCAGACGGGCGACGGCACGCCCGTGGCCTTCCTCGACCCGATGCCCGAGTGGGCGAGCGTCATCGCCGAGATGACGCCCGCGCCTGCGGGCGCCGAGGACTGGGTGGTGGTCCTGTGGTACGAGCCGGTCGCATGACCCGCCGCGGTCCGCTCCTCGCCGTCATGGCCGCCGCCGCGCTCGCGCTCGCCGGCTGCGCCGTGCCCCTCCCCTTCGCGGCCCCGACCGCTGCACCTCCCGCCAGCGCGGAGCCGGCGCCCACCGCGGCGGCCTCGCCCAGCCCCGGCGACGCCGCCGCGGACCCGGACCGACCGCTCGCGGTCGTGGACGGGGCCTGCACCGAGCTGCTGCTCGACGAGGTCGCCTCCGATCCCGACGAGCCCTTCGAGGACGGGTTCACGAGGCCCGAGCTGCTCGAGGGGCTCGAGATCGGCTGCTCGGGCACCCAGGCGACGCCCGCCAACGAGTACACCGCGACCTTCTCGTTCGCGCTCGTGCGCGCCGAGGAGGGGACGATCGAGACGCTCGACGAGCGCATCCTCGCCACGAGCGGCTACGTGCGGGGCGATCCCGCGCTGCCCTACTACGTCGACGAGGGGCAGGCCGCGTGGGTCTACCTGTACTCGGGGATGGTCTGGGAGCAGCTCGAGGGCGCCGGGCCCTTCGACGACGCCGAGGCCTGGGTGCTGCTGCGCTGGCACGAGCCTCGCTGACGCGCGCCGCGCGATGCCGGAGCGCTCGGCGGGCTACGCGGCCGGATCGTCCTGCCGCGACGCCGCGATGCGGACCAGCCGCCGCAGCACCGACTCGTCGACCCGGTCGAGCCGCTTGACGTAGACGCAGCCGGCCCCCTCCGTGTACTCCCCGAGGCTCGGCAGGAGGGCCGCGCCCTCCGGCAGGTCCTTGAGGCCGTACAGCGAGATCGCGCCCTTGCGCGGCGAGAAGCCCGTCTTCGGCCACTCGCCCCGGCGCTTCGGGTCTGACGGGCTCACGTACCGGTAGCTGCCGTAGCCGACGATCGACGGGCCCCAGAGCACCGCCTCCTCCCCGGTCTCCTCGCGGAAGATCTCGTCGAGCCGACGCCCCTCCTCCACGCGCCGAGGCGGCTGCGCGGCGTCGAGGAAGTCGGCGACGGATGCGGCGGTGGGCTGGGTCTTCTGCTCGGCCATGCCGCCATCATCCGCCTGCAGCGCGCGGCCGTCCAGCGGCTTCGATCCGCGGTCGCACCGCGTCCGCGAGCGCGCGGGGCCACCACGGCTCGTGCGCGAAGAGGTCGGCGGCGAGCGCCACGAACGCGGACGCCGCACTCGCATCGCCCCGTGCGAGCTCGCGGTCGAGCGCGGCAGCGATCGCAGGGCGGTGCTGCTCGACGCGGCGCCACGGGTCCAGCGCATCAGGCGCCCCCTCGAGGGCCAGCAGCGCGAGCAGGGCGCCGGCCGCGTCGCCCAGGTGACGGCGGCCGACGAGGCGCTCGCCGCGCGCCGCACGGCCCGCGCCGACGAGGGCCGCGCGGAGCAGGGCGGAGGCGATCGAGGCGGGGTCGCGCCGCGGCGGCGCGAGCGTCGGCGCCATCCGCGCCTCGAGGTCGCCCAGTCGATCGACCGCGACGCGGAGCGCCCCGCTGCGGCTGAGCGCCAGCTCGTCGGGCGCGAACACCGCGTACTCGAGCAGGTGGCCGTCGTCCAGCACGGCCCACGCGCCGTGCGCGGTGTCCTGCTCGTGGAGCACGATCGCTCCCTGCGGGACGGGGAGCCACGCGGCGCTCGCCCGCAGCGCCGGGGCGACCGCCGGCTCGGCGATCACGAAGAAGTCGTGGTCGCTCCAGCCGTCGGGCTCGTGGGTCGTGCCCGCCGCGCTGCCGACGAGCAGCAGGCCGAGCACGCCAGGAGCGTCGGACGCCCATGCCACGAGGCGATCCGTCAGCCCGTCGAACGCCGCGCGATCCATGCGAGGAGCCTAGGGCGGGCACCTGGCCCCGGGCACGCAGAAGGGCCCCGCCGGAGCGGGGCCCTTCCAGTGAGTCCAGAGGACTTACTTGATGATCTTCGTGACCGTGCCGGCGCCGACCGTGCGGCCGCCCTCGCGGATGGCGAAGCCGAGGCCCTCCTCCATGGCGATCGGCTGGATCAGCTCGACCGTCATGTCGGTGGTGTCGCCCGGCATGACCATCTCGGTGCCCTCGGGCAGCGAGATGACGCCCGTCACGTCCGTCGTGCGGAAGTAGAACTGCGGACGGTAGTTCGTGAAGAACGGGTTGTGGCGGCCGCCCTCGTCCTTGGACAGGATGTACGCCGTGCCCTCGAAGTTGGTGTGCGGCGTGACCGAACCCGGCTTGACGACGACCTGGCCGCGCTCCACGTCCTCGCGCTTGGTGCCACGGAGGAGGAGGCCGCAGTTCTCGCCGGCCCAGGCCTCGTCGAGCTGCTTGTGGAACATCTCGATGCCCGTGACGGTGGTCTTCTGGGTCGGACGGATGCCGACGATCTCGACCTCCGAGTTGATGCCCAGCGTGCCGCGCTCGGCGCGGCCCGTGACGACCGTGCCACGGCCGGTGATCGTGAAGACGTCCTCGATCGGCATGAGGAACGGCTTGTCCTTGTCGCGCACGGGGTCCGGGATCGACTCGTCGACGGCCTCCATGAGCTCGAGGACGGCGTTGACCCACTTCTCGTCGCCCTCGAGAGCCTTGAGGCCCGAGACGCGGACGACCGGCGCGTTGTCGCCGTCGAAGTCCTGCGACGAGAGGAGCTCGCGGACCTCGAGCTCGACGAGCTCCAGGATCTCCTCGTCGTCGACCATGTCCGACTTGTTGAGCGCGACGAGCAGGTAGGGCACGCCGACCTGCTTGGCGAGCAGCACGTGCTCGCGCGTCTGGGCCATGGGGCCGTCGGTCGCGGCGACCACGAGGATCGCGCCGTCCATCTGGGCGGCACCCGTGATCATGTTCTTGATGTAGTCGGCGTGACC
This genomic interval carries:
- a CDS encoding MFS transporter, which codes for MPATVVPAALGPGVQRPTVAISPRRLTVALLALGLATFTQLYAIQGALPQVARELGASPAEAALTVSLATGGLAASVIPWAFAADRFGKLAMMRIAAIGSIVLAAAVVVAPDAGWLLVLRCLGGAALGAVPALSVAVAYERLSGRAAAAVAAAYIAGTSVGGAAGRLVVGPLAPWIGWRGAVLVVVALGAVAIVVFLVAIRGRGAGPAVAPGPRRRRMAEALRGPGLWPLYVQALLLVGVQVGVYNYLAFRLEAPPYALAPAVASLIFVAYAAGTVGSRASSGIARRIGARTTMLAGHATMLVGLATMALPPLPLVIAGLVLVTLGFFVAHATAASQVGARSSATARSQAGAVYTIGFYVGSAVGGWALGLPFEAAGWPALTAAALVVVVVSLLLSLVAGRAERVGRRAALAASAR
- a CDS encoding LysR family transcriptional regulator, which translates into the protein MHPDPRDTRLLRDLPALVAVRRTGSVTAAADELGVPQPSATRALQRIGAAVGAPVVRREGRGVVLTPAGSALADAGEAALQAIGDALAAIARGGSIGDRELGIAFQTMLGERLVPEAIRRFRARWPEVRLRLEHGSRARCVEALEQNRADIAVVAAPPASAGEVTMLYAEPLVAVAAPDHPLAAMHEVTVEALRGWPQIMLAPGYGIHDAVEALFAADGGAVPAPTLVVGEYRAARGLAAAGLGVAVLPPSPTRIDDGVREVPVRHPLARREIGAVVADEQDPAVQELLRALLEAAARRSPAP
- the tuf gene encoding elongation factor Tu codes for the protein MAKAKFERTKPHVNIGTIGHVDHGKTTLTAAISKVLADKYPSATNVQRDFASIDSAPEERQRGITINISHVEYETPKRHYAHVDAPGHADYIKNMITGAAQMDGAILVVAATDGPMAQTREHVLLAKQVGVPYLLVALNKSDMVDDEEILELVELEVRELLSSQDFDGDNAPVVRVSGLKALEGDEKWVNAVLELMEAVDESIPDPVRDKDKPFLMPIEDVFTITGRGTVVTGRAERGTLGINSEVEIVGIRPTQKTTVTGIEMFHKQLDEAWAGENCGLLLRGTKREDVERGQVVVKPGSVTPHTNFEGTAYILSKDEGGRHNPFFTNYRPQFYFRTTDVTGVISLPEGTEMVMPGDTTDMTVELIQPIAMEEGLGFAIREGGRTVGAGTVTKIIK
- a CDS encoding SCO4848 family membrane protein, with translation MPEALGLAAGVLLLVGAAFAAIVWPPFWRRVAADPRARDGAGRPTRFLRVHAVLIGTALVLALAQAIVGVWWLAVR
- a CDS encoding DUF1801 domain-containing protein gives rise to the protein MAEQKTQPTAASVADFLDAAQPPRRVEEGRRLDEIFREETGEEAVLWGPSIVGYGSYRYVSPSDPKRRGEWPKTGFSPRKGAISLYGLKDLPEGAALLPSLGEYTEGAGCVYVKRLDRVDESVLRRLVRIAASRQDDPAA
- a CDS encoding dTDP-4-dehydrorhamnose 3,5-epimerase family protein is translated as MVEIIDFDVQATTIDGLALIRMKQVREERGTVREFYRASAFEAAGLPLPAFRQVNVTETMPGAIRGMHGESMVKLIAIAHGTAWGAWVDARAGSPTEGAVFQAALEPGTQILVPEGVCNGFQSTGATPTQYVYCFTEEWTPAMAGVALTPLDPALGIAWPVPVDVEDRAQISAKDLAAPTLAEVLGRADA